A genome region from Natronosalvus rutilus includes the following:
- a CDS encoding 5-methyltetrahydropteroyltriglutamate--homocysteine methyltransferase, whose protein sequence is MTEYVSTTPGLFPLPDWAKDDLSDAKGHQKHDLISGDEGETVTSVYDEARAEVVETQVEAGLDLISEGQLRWDDMLAHPLTVHDAVDTGGIVRYYDNNNFYRDPVVTDDLTFSGDVAGELEAAAALTEEPLQAVLPGPYSLFDLATDDHYGDEETFLAAVADFLAGEVDAFPAHETLFLLEPSLVENPPGDGLDELASEAVDTVANATDAEVIVQPFYGALEEKVYAHLLDADFDALGFDFVTEQDQNLYNIQEYGATDDVSLGLADGQNTLLEEPEAIRERADWVFDQIPVTDFETTYLTTNTETFYLPYAKFEAKLEALAEAAALAEVTHA, encoded by the coding sequence ATGACCGAGTACGTATCGACCACGCCGGGGCTGTTTCCGCTCCCGGACTGGGCGAAAGACGATTTATCCGACGCGAAAGGACACCAGAAACACGACCTCATCAGCGGCGACGAGGGTGAGACGGTCACGAGTGTCTACGATGAGGCGCGCGCCGAGGTCGTCGAGACCCAGGTCGAGGCCGGACTGGACCTGATCTCGGAGGGCCAGCTTCGCTGGGACGACATGCTCGCTCACCCGCTGACCGTGCACGACGCCGTCGACACAGGGGGCATTGTCCGCTACTATGACAACAACAACTTCTATCGCGACCCCGTCGTCACCGACGACCTAACGTTCTCGGGCGACGTCGCAGGCGAACTCGAGGCCGCCGCCGCGTTGACGGAGGAACCGCTCCAGGCCGTCCTCCCCGGCCCGTACTCGCTTTTCGACCTGGCTACCGACGACCACTACGGCGACGAGGAGACGTTTCTCGCGGCCGTCGCGGACTTCCTGGCCGGCGAGGTCGACGCGTTCCCGGCCCACGAGACGCTGTTCCTGCTCGAGCCGTCCCTCGTCGAGAACCCACCCGGTGACGGCCTCGACGAACTCGCGAGCGAGGCGGTCGATACCGTCGCGAACGCGACCGACGCCGAAGTCATCGTCCAGCCGTTCTACGGGGCGCTCGAGGAGAAGGTCTACGCCCATCTGCTCGACGCCGACTTCGATGCGCTCGGGTTCGACTTCGTGACCGAACAGGACCAGAACCTCTACAACATTCAGGAGTACGGCGCGACCGACGACGTTTCGCTGGGACTGGCCGACGGCCAGAACACCCTCCTCGAGGAACCCGAAGCGATCCGCGAGCGGGCCGACTGGGTGTTCGACCAGATTCCGGTCACCGACTTCGAGACGACGTACCTGACGACGAATACCGAGACGTTCTACCTGCCGTACGCGAAGTTCGAGGCGAAACTCGAGGCGCTGGCCGAGGCCGCCGCGCTCGCGGAGGTGACCCACGCATGA
- a CDS encoding methionine synthase, with the protein MSQHQNANKDQFRPEDHAAEHFLLTTVVGSYPKPKWLNRAKELYRDPEHGFDADDYQEAKDDAARLITNEHERAGLDVVVDGEMRRNEMVEYFAHRIDGYEFNGPVKVWGHNYFDKPSVVSEVEYDETWLVDEYEFTASATDRPVKVPITGPYTLANWSFNEAYDDEESLAYDLADLVNEEIAKLVEAGARYIQIDEPALATTPDDHAIVGECLERIVADIPEDVRIGLHVCYGDYSRIYPEILEFPVDEFDLELANGDYDQLEVFKDPEFTKDLAFGVVDVHDAEVESVEDIERNIEKGLEIVPPEQLVVSPDCGVKLLPREVAYGKMKNMVEAARNVEKRLDEGDLEVQSRAAPADD; encoded by the coding sequence ATGAGCCAGCACCAGAACGCGAACAAAGACCAGTTCCGACCCGAGGACCACGCGGCCGAGCACTTCCTGCTGACGACGGTCGTCGGCAGCTACCCCAAGCCCAAGTGGCTTAACCGGGCGAAGGAACTGTACCGGGACCCGGAGCACGGCTTCGACGCCGACGACTACCAGGAGGCCAAAGACGACGCGGCGCGTCTCATCACGAACGAACACGAGCGCGCTGGCCTCGACGTGGTCGTCGACGGCGAGATGCGGCGCAACGAGATGGTCGAGTACTTCGCTCACCGGATCGACGGTTACGAGTTCAACGGCCCCGTCAAGGTCTGGGGCCACAACTACTTCGACAAACCCTCCGTCGTCAGCGAGGTCGAGTACGACGAGACGTGGCTGGTCGACGAGTACGAGTTCACGGCATCGGCGACCGACCGCCCGGTGAAGGTCCCCATCACGGGCCCGTACACTCTCGCGAACTGGTCGTTCAACGAAGCCTACGACGACGAAGAGTCCCTCGCGTACGACCTCGCGGACCTGGTCAACGAAGAGATCGCAAAGCTCGTCGAGGCTGGCGCTCGCTACATCCAGATCGACGAACCGGCCCTCGCGACCACGCCCGACGACCACGCCATCGTCGGCGAGTGTCTCGAGCGCATCGTCGCCGACATCCCCGAGGACGTGCGAATCGGCCTCCACGTCTGCTACGGGGACTACTCCAGGATCTATCCCGAAATACTGGAGTTCCCCGTCGACGAATTCGACCTCGAACTCGCCAACGGCGACTACGACCAGCTCGAGGTGTTCAAAGACCCCGAGTTCACCAAGGACCTGGCCTTCGGCGTCGTCGACGTCCACGACGCCGAGGTCGAGTCGGTCGAGGACATCGAGCGCAACATCGAGAAGGGCCTCGAGATCGTCCCTCCTGAACAGCTGGTCGTCTCGCCCGACTGCGGCGTGAAACTCCTCCCCCGTGAGGTCGCTTACGGCAAGATGAAGAACATGGTCGAAGCCGCCCGCAACGTCGAGAAGCGACTCGACGAGGGCGACCTCGAGGTACAGTCGCGAGCGGCGCCGGCGGACGACTGA
- the asd gene encoding aspartate-semialdehyde dehydrogenase, with product MTVRAGILGATGAVGQRLIQLLEPHPDFEIATLTASDSSAGKPYREAAKWRVDTPIPDTVADATVTETDPDAVPDDVDLLFSSLPSSVGAAVEPGFCEAGYVVSSNSSNARMADDVPLIIPEVNADHLDLLEVQRDDRGWDGALVKNPNCSTITFVPTLAALAEFDLERVHVATLQAVSGAGYDGVTSMEIIDNAIPHIGSEEEKLETESKKLLGTFDGAELDLHGVDVSASCNRIPTLDGHLENVWVEASDDLTPEAAAEALEAYPSLDLPSSPEPLIHVFEDFERPQPRLDRTLGEGMAISVGGLQESTFGLQYNCLAHNTIRGAAGASVLNGELLLKNGYL from the coding sequence ATGACCGTACGAGCAGGCATCCTCGGCGCCACCGGCGCCGTCGGACAACGACTCATCCAGCTCCTCGAGCCACACCCCGACTTCGAAATCGCGACGCTCACCGCCAGCGACTCGAGCGCGGGCAAACCCTACCGCGAGGCCGCGAAGTGGCGCGTCGACACGCCGATTCCGGACACCGTCGCCGACGCGACCGTTACCGAAACTGACCCCGACGCCGTCCCCGACGACGTCGACCTCCTCTTCTCCTCGCTCCCCTCGAGCGTCGGCGCCGCCGTCGAACCCGGCTTCTGCGAGGCGGGCTACGTCGTCTCCTCGAACTCTTCGAACGCCCGGATGGCCGACGACGTGCCGCTGATCATCCCGGAGGTCAACGCCGACCACCTCGACCTTCTCGAGGTCCAGCGCGACGATCGCGGCTGGGACGGCGCCCTCGTCAAGAACCCGAACTGCTCGACGATCACGTTCGTGCCCACCCTCGCTGCCCTGGCCGAGTTCGACCTCGAGCGCGTCCACGTCGCCACCCTCCAGGCGGTGTCAGGAGCCGGCTACGACGGCGTCACTTCGATGGAGATTATCGACAACGCCATCCCCCACATCGGGAGCGAGGAGGAGAAACTCGAGACCGAATCGAAGAAGCTCCTGGGCACGTTCGACGGCGCGGAACTCGACCTCCACGGCGTCGACGTCAGCGCCTCGTGTAATCGCATTCCGACGCTGGACGGCCACCTGGAGAACGTCTGGGTCGAGGCGAGCGACGACCTCACGCCCGAAGCCGCCGCCGAGGCACTCGAGGCGTACCCCTCGCTCGACCTCCCCTCCTCGCCGGAGCCGCTGATCCACGTCTTCGAGGACTTCGAGCGACCCCAGCCTCGCCTCGACCGTACCCTGGGGGAGGGAATGGCAATCTCCGTGGGCGGGCTCCAGGAGTCGACCTTCGGCCTGCAGTACAACTGCCTCGCTCACAACACGATTCGCGGGGCGGCGGGGGCGAGCGTGCTGAACGGCGAACTGTTGCTCAAGAACGGCTACCTCTAG
- a CDS encoding universal stress protein yields the protein MTITFDGPILVPAADPDDAERTARALAPRIGPENTVLVVHVIEKAGGAPDKAPLEARREFADDVFSRARGPLEETGARVETEVLYGTDVVDAIFEAADDRGADGVAFVPRKGSRLVEMLSGDTSRRLIREATLPVLVLPVED from the coding sequence ATGACGATCACGTTCGACGGCCCCATCCTCGTTCCGGCAGCCGACCCCGACGACGCGGAGCGGACGGCCAGAGCGCTCGCCCCGCGAATCGGTCCGGAAAACACCGTCCTGGTCGTCCACGTCATCGAGAAGGCAGGCGGTGCGCCGGACAAGGCGCCGCTCGAGGCCCGACGGGAGTTCGCCGACGACGTCTTTTCGCGAGCGCGCGGTCCGCTCGAGGAGACGGGTGCCCGCGTCGAGACGGAGGTCCTGTACGGGACGGACGTGGTCGACGCCATCTTCGAGGCCGCCGACGACCGCGGAGCCGACGGAGTCGCGTTCGTCCCACGGAAGGGGAGTAGGTTAGTCGAGATGCTGAGCGGCGATACGAGCCGACGGCTGATCAGAGAGGCGACGCTCCCGGTGCTGGTGTTGCCGGTCGAGGATTGA
- a CDS encoding fumarylacetoacetate hydrolase family protein: protein MKFVRFRDPAGAIRRGRLENDRVQFGSDSYDLESDEIDVLPPCEPSKVVCIGRNYADHAAEMDSDVPDRPLLFLKPPNTLAAHGDTVTVPGGKERIDYEAELGVVIGEQCRHVPVEDAMDVVEGFTCVNDLSNRDDQRQEKNWVRGKAFDGAAPIGPVLATLDEVPDDAFVRSRVNGELKQDGSRSQLIFSIPELIAEITTYLTLEPGDVIATGTPEGVGPLEDGDTVEIEVEGVGTLAHEVRVPDESR from the coding sequence ATGAAATTCGTCAGATTCCGCGATCCAGCCGGAGCGATTCGACGAGGCCGACTCGAGAACGACCGCGTCCAGTTCGGGTCCGACAGCTACGACCTCGAGAGCGACGAAATCGACGTTCTCCCGCCGTGTGAGCCCTCGAAAGTCGTCTGCATCGGACGCAATTACGCCGACCACGCCGCAGAGATGGACTCGGACGTCCCCGACCGCCCGTTGCTCTTTCTCAAGCCGCCGAACACGCTGGCGGCCCACGGCGATACCGTCACCGTTCCCGGCGGGAAGGAGCGAATCGACTACGAGGCCGAACTCGGCGTCGTCATCGGCGAGCAGTGTCGGCACGTCCCGGTCGAGGACGCGATGGACGTCGTCGAGGGGTTCACCTGTGTCAACGACCTCTCGAACCGCGACGACCAGCGCCAGGAGAAAAACTGGGTCCGCGGGAAAGCGTTCGACGGCGCCGCACCCATCGGTCCCGTGCTCGCGACGCTCGACGAAGTGCCCGACGACGCGTTCGTCCGCTCGCGCGTTAACGGCGAGCTGAAACAGGACGGCTCGCGCTCCCAACTCATCTTCTCAATTCCAGAACTCATCGCGGAGATCACGACCTACCTCACGCTCGAGCCCGGCGACGTGATCGCGACCGGTACCCCCGAGGGCGTCGGACCGCTCGAGGACGGCGATACGGTCGAAATCGAGGTCGAGGGCGTGGGGACGCTCGCACACGAGGTTCGGGTTCCCGACGAAAGTCGGTGA
- a CDS encoding response regulator, with product MKEGEPSADILLVEDNPGDIRLVTEAFATGDSESTLHVTKDGIEALEFCHRRGAYEDAPRPDLVVLDLNIPRKHGVEVLEELKSDPDLMTIPVIVLTSSESHEDMRQSYERHANAYVTKPVDPTEFIETIQSLETFWLSVVRLPTWVR from the coding sequence ATGAAAGAAGGCGAACCCTCGGCCGACATTCTCCTCGTCGAGGACAATCCGGGTGATATTCGGCTCGTCACCGAGGCGTTCGCGACCGGCGACAGCGAGAGTACGCTGCACGTCACAAAAGACGGAATCGAGGCGCTCGAGTTCTGCCATCGGCGCGGTGCGTACGAGGACGCGCCGCGCCCGGATCTCGTCGTACTCGACCTCAATATACCTCGGAAACACGGAGTGGAAGTACTCGAGGAACTCAAATCCGATCCCGACCTCATGACGATTCCGGTGATCGTACTCACCAGCTCGGAGAGTCACGAGGACATGCGCCAATCGTACGAACGCCACGCGAACGCCTACGTCACCAAACCGGTCGACCCCACCGAGTTCATCGAGACGATCCAGTCGCTCGAGACGTTCTGGCTCTCGGTCGTTCGATTACCGACGTGGGTGCGGTAG
- a CDS encoding carbamoyltransferase family protein gives MTDYLLAFKPAIGLYGQHDPSAVLFEDGVPVFGVEEERYTREKHATETFPSNAIEACLEYRDLDITDLDRIVLPYDPTLRGKITAHYVTDAIRAPGIGRTLSALEEALVTEVRSRFLPTRQIERRLEAFGTPLPPVETIAHHRCHAASAFHPSGFDEGVVLTIDAKGEYDSTVVWHATEDGLRRARTYEHPNSLGLFYAIITEYLGYRMFNGEGKVMGLAPYGEDNTEIEHTLRTLIETGVDYDVTSLTKRWGTGHGVEALEEAFDRPRSETSDEFDQWEKDLAHTAQKLLEETVVDIVETAVDRFGTGKVAMAGGVALNCKLNQRVRELPVVEETFVQPVAHDAGLALGAGWARQRPINVDRQTHVYLGPEYETEQIRSTLETNKLSYVEPDDLERYVAERIADGDLVGWFQGRMELGPRALGSRSILADPRTAASRDRVNRFVKHREEWRPFAPSMLESAAEEYLTDGEPAPFMIDAFDANPETVEDLEAVLHPADDSTRPQTVREDQHPRYHRLISEFADITGVPVVLNTSFNDHAEPIVRTPTHAIKDFYGMGLDVLVLEDLVVEKESA, from the coding sequence ATGACGGATTATCTACTCGCATTTAAACCCGCGATCGGACTGTACGGCCAGCACGATCCCAGTGCGGTTCTCTTCGAGGACGGAGTCCCCGTATTCGGCGTCGAGGAAGAACGCTACACACGAGAGAAACACGCGACGGAAACGTTCCCCTCCAATGCTATCGAGGCGTGTCTCGAGTACCGTGACCTGGATATTACCGATCTCGATCGTATCGTCTTGCCCTACGATCCGACGCTCCGTGGGAAGATCACCGCTCACTACGTGACCGACGCAATTCGCGCCCCGGGGATCGGTCGGACGCTGTCTGCGCTCGAGGAGGCGCTCGTCACGGAGGTTCGGAGCCGATTCTTGCCGACGCGACAGATCGAGCGTCGCCTCGAGGCCTTCGGTACGCCGTTGCCGCCGGTCGAGACGATCGCTCACCACCGATGCCACGCGGCGAGCGCGTTCCATCCCTCGGGGTTCGACGAGGGGGTCGTTCTCACGATCGACGCGAAAGGCGAGTACGACTCGACGGTCGTCTGGCACGCCACCGAGGACGGCCTTCGGCGGGCTCGGACGTACGAACACCCCAATAGCCTCGGACTGTTTTACGCCATCATCACGGAGTACCTCGGCTACCGCATGTTCAACGGTGAGGGGAAGGTCATGGGACTGGCACCGTACGGCGAGGACAACACCGAAATCGAACACACGCTCCGTACGCTGATCGAAACGGGGGTCGACTACGACGTGACCAGCCTGACGAAACGCTGGGGGACTGGCCACGGCGTGGAAGCGCTCGAGGAGGCGTTCGACCGCCCCCGAAGCGAGACGTCCGACGAGTTCGACCAGTGGGAGAAAGACCTCGCTCACACGGCCCAGAAATTGCTCGAGGAGACCGTCGTCGACATCGTCGAAACGGCCGTCGACCGCTTCGGGACTGGAAAGGTCGCCATGGCCGGCGGCGTCGCGCTCAACTGCAAGTTGAACCAGCGCGTTCGCGAGTTGCCCGTCGTCGAAGAGACGTTTGTCCAGCCCGTCGCTCACGACGCCGGCCTCGCACTGGGGGCTGGCTGGGCGCGCCAGCGGCCGATCAACGTCGACCGGCAGACGCACGTCTATCTCGGCCCCGAGTACGAAACCGAGCAGATTCGGTCGACCCTCGAGACGAACAAACTCTCCTACGTCGAACCCGACGACCTCGAGCGCTACGTCGCCGAACGGATCGCCGATGGCGACCTGGTCGGCTGGTTCCAGGGTCGCATGGAACTCGGGCCGCGGGCTCTCGGCTCTCGTAGTATCCTCGCCGATCCGCGAACGGCAGCCTCACGCGACCGAGTCAATCGGTTCGTCAAACACCGCGAGGAGTGGCGTCCCTTCGCGCCGTCGATGCTCGAGTCGGCCGCCGAGGAGTACCTGACCGACGGGGAACCGGCCCCGTTCATGATCGACGCGTTCGACGCAAACCCGGAGACGGTCGAGGATCTCGAGGCCGTCTTGCACCCCGCCGACGATTCGACGCGACCCCAGACGGTACGCGAAGACCAGCATCCACGATATCACCGGCTCATCTCCGAGTTCGCCGACATCACGGGCGTTCCCGTCGTCCTCAACACGTCGTTCAACGACCACGCCGAACCGATCGTCAGAACGCCGACGCACGCGATCAAGGACTTCTACGGAATGGGACTGGACGTGCTCGTCCTCGAGGATCTCGTCGTGGAGAAAGAGTCGGCGTAG
- a CDS encoding helix-turn-helix domain-containing protein, translated as MFQVLADDYARRILVAADDGPMTAKALSDACDASLATVYRRVSTLQDHGLLDERTSIDSDGTHRREFETVLEGLHVDLSEGEFTLTVDTCDTLADNFTELWDDMRVSR; from the coding sequence ATGTTTCAGGTCCTGGCGGACGACTACGCCCGTCGAATCCTCGTCGCGGCTGACGACGGGCCAATGACCGCAAAAGCGCTCAGTGACGCGTGTGACGCCTCGCTCGCGACGGTGTACCGTCGGGTCTCTACGCTACAGGACCACGGACTTCTCGACGAGCGGACGTCGATCGATTCGGATGGAACGCACAGACGCGAGTTCGAAACCGTCCTCGAGGGACTCCACGTCGATCTCTCGGAAGGCGAGTTTACGCTCACTGTCGATACCTGCGATACGTTAGCGGACAACTTCACGGAACTCTGGGACGATATGCGAGTATCACGATGA
- a CDS encoding DUF7521 family protein, producing the protein MIGPSLVAAKLITFVLGLAVALLAYHGYRRNQSQPMLYVSAGFVFIAGGAICEGLIYHTFGFSILSAGLIQSAIVSSGLVLVLVSLVK; encoded by the coding sequence ATGATCGGGCCATCGCTCGTCGCCGCTAAACTGATCACGTTCGTCCTGGGACTGGCAGTCGCGTTGCTCGCCTACCACGGCTACCGTCGGAACCAGAGTCAGCCGATGCTATACGTCTCGGCGGGATTCGTGTTCATCGCTGGCGGGGCGATCTGTGAGGGGCTCATCTATCACACGTTCGGCTTCTCGATTCTCTCGGCCGGGCTCATCCAATCGGCGATTGTCTCGAGCGGACTGGTGCTCGTGCTCGTGTCGCTCGTGAAGTAA
- a CDS encoding HalOD1 output domain-containing protein, protein MGGNNADDGSVREEYDWSVTRPSIAVIDAVAHAEDVEITDVSSALDTTLYDQVDPDALDTLVSASDHVSISFSVDDYDVQIEGDEVVVSDE, encoded by the coding sequence ATGGGGGGTAACAATGCGGATGACGGTTCGGTACGGGAGGAATACGACTGGTCGGTGACGAGGCCGAGCATCGCCGTAATCGACGCCGTTGCGCACGCTGAAGACGTCGAAATAACCGACGTTTCGTCCGCTCTCGATACGACATTGTACGATCAAGTCGATCCGGACGCTCTCGATACCCTCGTCTCCGCTTCTGATCACGTTTCGATCTCCTTCTCTGTCGACGATTACGACGTCCAGATTGAGGGAGACGAGGTCGTCGTCAGTGACGAATAG
- a CDS encoding DUF7344 domain-containing protein, whose translation MVTLDEIFELLEDQRRRYALYCLYEKDGPVAVSEVVEKIETWEDDPPEADGSLDRFEEIALDLKHVHLPKSAEVDFIQYDREQGLIQVQGSPEEFDALLTIAKIVEEPEE comes from the coding sequence ATGGTTACGTTGGACGAAATCTTTGAACTGTTGGAAGATCAACGACGGCGATATGCTTTGTATTGTCTCTACGAAAAAGACGGCCCAGTAGCCGTTTCTGAAGTGGTAGAAAAAATAGAGACGTGGGAAGACGACCCGCCGGAGGCGGATGGGAGTCTTGATCGATTCGAAGAGATCGCTCTCGATCTGAAACACGTCCACCTGCCAAAATCTGCTGAAGTGGATTTCATCCAGTACGACCGGGAACAGGGTCTCATCCAGGTCCAGGGGTCACCCGAGGAGTTTGACGCCCTGCTCACTATCGCAAAGATAGTGGAAGAACCGGAAGAATGA
- a CDS encoding tyrosine-type recombinase/integrase produces the protein MRDLSPRDARDRFLSRRKQENTEKTVRSYRNRLTRFVEWTEEEGIESMSDLSGWDLDEYRAAREATGVAPATLRGQLTAVKQLLDYCASVDVVDDDLPDKVNVPTLSRQEESSDTKLEVADAKALLSFYRQSTDWFGRPKHAFLEVAWHVGARMSGIRALDLQDFDPDRQTLEFRHRPPTLLKNKEEGERVVGISKPVVRALRTYIAREHFDKRDDEGRQPLFCCRQGRPSDTTFRAWSYLATQPCHVEQCPHGNRRETCDYTRRNHGSKCPSSRSPHAIRTGSITWQLLHGLDIETVAKRVNARPETIRRHYYKAAEREEFEQLRAEITLNLDIEDND, from the coding sequence ATGCGAGACCTCTCACCTCGAGACGCTCGCGATCGATTCCTTTCCCGCCGAAAGCAGGAGAACACCGAGAAAACGGTTCGAAGCTACCGGAACCGGTTGACTCGGTTCGTCGAGTGGACCGAGGAGGAAGGCATCGAGTCGATGTCCGACCTCTCGGGTTGGGACCTCGACGAGTACCGGGCCGCTCGAGAGGCTACTGGCGTTGCTCCGGCGACACTACGAGGCCAGTTAACGGCCGTGAAGCAACTCCTCGATTACTGCGCGTCCGTCGACGTCGTCGACGACGATCTCCCCGACAAGGTGAACGTCCCGACGCTGAGTAGACAGGAGGAATCGAGCGATACGAAGCTCGAAGTCGCGGACGCGAAGGCGCTCCTGTCGTTTTATCGCCAATCGACGGACTGGTTCGGACGGCCGAAGCACGCCTTCCTCGAGGTCGCCTGGCACGTCGGCGCTCGAATGAGCGGCATTCGTGCGCTCGACTTGCAGGACTTCGACCCCGATCGCCAGACGCTCGAGTTCCGTCATCGGCCACCGACGCTCCTGAAAAACAAGGAGGAAGGTGAGCGCGTCGTCGGAATCTCGAAACCCGTCGTGAGAGCCCTACGGACGTATATCGCTCGAGAGCACTTCGACAAGCGAGACGACGAGGGCCGACAGCCGCTCTTTTGCTGTCGACAGGGACGACCATCGGATACGACGTTCCGTGCCTGGTCGTACCTCGCTACCCAACCGTGTCACGTCGAGCAGTGTCCGCACGGAAACCGTCGTGAGACCTGCGATTACACTCGACGAAATCACGGGAGCAAGTGCCCGTCCTCGAGGAGCCCACACGCTATCCGAACGGGTTCGATCACCTGGCAGCTCCTTCACGGACTCGACATCGAAACCGTCGCGAAGCGAGTGAACGCCCGTCCCGAGACGATCCGGCGCCACTACTACAAGGCCGCCGAGCGGGAGGAGTTCGAACAGCTTCGTGCAGAGATCACTCTGAACCTTGACATTGAAGACAATGATTAG
- a CDS encoding winged-helix domain-containing protein translates to MSLKDGLILEFLAEHDLELPAKPLYKNLNRHGHQIGYSTVRQRLNELEDHGLLERADDGGYYEISDRGRAWVAGDLEADDLE, encoded by the coding sequence ATGAGTCTGAAAGACGGCCTGATCCTCGAGTTTCTCGCGGAGCATGATCTCGAGCTTCCGGCGAAGCCGTTGTATAAGAACCTCAACCGCCACGGGCACCAGATCGGCTACTCGACCGTTCGCCAGCGACTCAACGAGTTAGAGGACCACGGACTGCTCGAGCGCGCTGACGACGGAGGATACTACGAAATTTCTGATCGCGGGCGGGCGTGGGTCGCGGGCGATCTCGAGGCTGACGACCTCGAGTAA
- a CDS encoding type IV pilin has product MDLKKYRSKLIGNESERAVSPVIGVILMVAITVILAAVIAAFVLDLGSSAGGAPVNAVVDSEVDNSSDPGIVTLRVREMGNAEKFELRGDGVSELDDDDVSSLNATGESIELDYGTPGGDTSEISVVAIDGEDESVVETVEINHD; this is encoded by the coding sequence ATGGACCTGAAGAAATACAGAAGCAAGCTAATCGGAAACGAATCGGAGCGAGCAGTCTCTCCTGTCATCGGAGTGATACTCATGGTTGCGATTACGGTCATTCTCGCGGCTGTGATCGCAGCGTTTGTGCTTGATCTCGGTTCAAGTGCAGGCGGTGCCCCTGTAAATGCAGTTGTGGACTCTGAAGTGGACAATTCAAGCGATCCTGGGATAGTGACTCTCAGGGTCAGAGAGATGGGTAATGCTGAAAAGTTTGAGCTCCGTGGTGATGGAGTCTCTGAACTCGATGATGATGATGTATCAAGCCTCAATGCAACAGGAGAATCTATAGAATTAGATTATGGCACTCCTGGAGGCGACACTAGCGAGATATCCGTTGTCGCGATCGATGGAGAGGACGAATCAGTCGTGGAAACGGTTGAAATCAACCACGACTAA
- a CDS encoding PGF-CTERM sorting domain-containing protein: protein MRPTPTTGRLLSVVVVVLALGAGLLVGLGAADTSELLNETVEVDNESDPLTLEVEFVDEFNDTNMTETGVDVTFYNETEFNETGTNATVAHSLTVNGTESDTIVEEVYFEDHAALEYDTEYRLIVEGEDADVERVEVSGGLLGGILGYNADGSPGFGVGVAVVAIAAAGMARARGGS from the coding sequence ATGCGGCCCACGCCCACGACTGGCCGGCTCCTCTCAGTGGTGGTCGTCGTGCTCGCGCTCGGCGCCGGCCTCCTGGTCGGCCTCGGCGCCGCGGATACGAGCGAGCTGCTCAACGAGACGGTAGAGGTCGACAACGAGTCTGATCCGCTGACGCTCGAGGTCGAGTTCGTCGACGAGTTCAACGACACCAACATGACCGAGACGGGCGTCGACGTGACGTTCTACAACGAAACCGAGTTCAACGAAACCGGGACGAACGCGACGGTCGCGCACTCGCTGACGGTGAACGGCACCGAGAGCGATACCATCGTCGAGGAGGTGTACTTCGAGGATCACGCGGCGCTCGAGTACGACACCGAGTATCGGCTGATCGTCGAAGGCGAAGATGCTGACGTGGAGCGCGTCGAAGTGTCCGGCGGCCTGCTCGGTGGTATCCTCGGATACAACGCCGATGGTTCGCCCGGCTTCGGTGTCGGGGTCGCGGTCGTAGCGATCGCGGCGGCCGGCATGGCGCGTGCTCGAGGAGGGAGCTGA